The Aurantiacibacter arachoides genome window below encodes:
- a CDS encoding oligosaccharide flippase family protein: protein MSGKMSLFNRVAWLLAARWVYNGIVFVSFSIIVGLISVAEYGIYAIASSALIFADKLYGDAVENVLLAKAAKNGALPSNSVGVSIVAGAIFSLAIAALGYPLSLAYDYRELAFLVIAMAFVVFLQSATIPSRALLLFSAPASRLAFFTSISTFIGAVVGISLAYRGYGYWSFVGQLAAYHISFILLTLRRYLFPQVRIATYSGTAKEIVGMRSVLVGTALNVLTNRLDILLLGFVVGANGTGIYSLAKRLIQILQDLVGSSFDKIFLVTSSRIDQNGGSEKASPLLFAQSLVVFPCFVGFGLVANLLVPEIFGEDWTDSARLIPFMVIGGIFSCLVSVDRARKILLGEYSRLLAIRVWEFVIGLLLLIPFASSGLTYIACIFSIRSVMSFLIFVGSRLDRGLLCFLRELIDDMWFPAVITGVMIVGTSLVLYFVPPHTPSILLIGGAIFCGCVSYVVPLYFLRSYWVRKSL, encoded by the coding sequence TTGAGCGGCAAGATGAGTCTTTTTAACCGGGTTGCTTGGCTGCTTGCGGCCCGCTGGGTCTACAATGGCATTGTCTTTGTGTCATTTTCAATAATTGTTGGGCTAATATCGGTCGCTGAGTATGGCATTTACGCGATTGCCTCATCAGCGCTAATTTTTGCAGATAAACTTTATGGCGATGCTGTGGAGAATGTGCTTCTTGCGAAAGCGGCTAAAAATGGGGCGTTACCAAGCAACTCAGTCGGCGTTTCGATTGTAGCTGGTGCCATATTTTCCTTAGCTATCGCAGCACTCGGCTACCCCCTTTCCTTGGCATACGACTACCGGGAGCTAGCCTTCCTCGTAATTGCGATGGCATTCGTTGTATTTTTACAATCGGCTACAATTCCGTCGCGAGCGCTTTTGTTGTTTAGCGCGCCGGCTTCGAGGTTAGCCTTTTTTACAAGTATATCAACATTTATTGGTGCGGTCGTTGGTATATCACTTGCCTATAGAGGTTATGGCTATTGGAGTTTTGTCGGGCAATTAGCTGCTTATCATATATCTTTTATTCTGCTGACGTTGAGACGATACTTGTTTCCGCAAGTGCGTATTGCGACTTACTCCGGCACCGCGAAGGAGATTGTAGGCATGCGCTCTGTTTTGGTCGGAACGGCTTTAAATGTTCTAACTAATCGGCTTGACATTTTGCTCTTAGGTTTTGTGGTGGGTGCGAATGGAACAGGAATTTATTCTTTAGCTAAACGGCTCATTCAGATATTGCAGGATTTAGTGGGTAGCTCTTTTGATAAGATTTTCTTGGTGACATCTTCGCGCATCGATCAGAATGGTGGGAGCGAGAAAGCGTCGCCTCTGCTTTTCGCTCAAAGTCTGGTCGTTTTTCCGTGCTTTGTAGGTTTTGGTCTTGTCGCAAATTTGCTTGTACCCGAAATTTTCGGCGAAGACTGGACTGATTCCGCGCGTCTGATTCCTTTTATGGTCATAGGCGGTATATTTAGCTGCTTAGTATCGGTTGATAGGGCTAGAAAGATACTTTTAGGTGAGTATTCTCGATTGCTTGCGATCCGAGTATGGGAGTTTGTAATCGGATTGCTCCTTCTGATTCCATTCGCGTCTTCTGGTCTGACATATATTGCGTGTATATTCTCAATACGCTCTGTAATGAGTTTTTTGATCTTTGTTGGTTCCCGGCTAGATCGGGGCCTTCTCTGTTTTCTGAGGGAATTAATTGATGATATGTGGTTCCCTGCCGTGATTACTGGAGTGATGATAGTGGGAACGTCATTGGTTCTGTACTTTGTCCCACCGCATACTCCGTCAATTTTGTTGATTGGTGGCGCCATTTTCTGCGGCTGCGTTTCGTACGTTGTTCCGCTCTATTTTCTTCGATCATATTGGGTTCGCAAATCTTTATAA